From bacterium, the proteins below share one genomic window:
- a CDS encoding T9SS type A sorting domain-containing protein, with protein MSRVGSLHISSCVVNSGPVSSRAGRRAHRALIVGCTFLLLLLVSPCPAHAVNIDYTDYFHWAGLVEGAGSGSYEDVTLQGDYLYAARNEGGIHVVSVADPLHPVVVGEYATPDDALDIAVSWPYAYVAAAGAGLLVLDVADPADPLLLGSSPMPDLAQGVAIDGNRAFVACGAFGLVIVDIADPEVPFVADWLDTSGDAHGVTVWGAHLVVSDGFSGIHIVARDPYAVVKTVDTPGQALGVFPAGDHLYVADYDAGLAIVHAAPIADAAIVGTVRPTPAVLDVAVAGDMAVLASHYGGIVTADVSNVTAPALIAGSTGASFAYGIALDGEHAYLAAGSFIHTYALGNGATVPVFDHLALNVPRAVAADRFYLYAIDFARLSVVDPGTGAKVGVCGTLFDPHDICVAGSYAYIADDAVGLRVADVSDSTDPDLAVGIYLGGEAWGLTLHEDRLYVAVDGLGLAVLSLEQDAGSPAWVGFGVTPGQARDVVVQGGVAYVADGTRGLHLFDVSGPGNPPTLGSLVSSHEIRYLDVEGGYAYGIDGDELVVFDVTDPADIQLVATLRLQGPLRGIEVVDGVAYVADPYAGLYVIDVANPAAPAVIGGGIESTYLVASMTCANDRLYVVDGRGVYLMPLHGLPTAVEDGPGGAGPVPPAGPFDVAVAPNPFNPRTTVTFSLAAFGDVRAGVYDLLGRQVATLADRRFGPGDHALQWNGRDAAGRPAPSGVYFVRLATAGGGRTEKMMLVR; from the coding sequence ATGTCCCGCGTCGGTTCGCTCCACATCTCTTCTTGTGTGGTAAACAGCGGACCCGTCTCGTCCAGGGCCGGCCGGCGCGCTCATCGAGCGTTGATCGTCGGCTGCACGTTTCTGCTGCTTCTGCTCGTCTCCCCGTGTCCGGCGCACGCCGTCAACATCGATTATACGGACTATTTCCACTGGGCCGGACTGGTCGAGGGCGCCGGCTCCGGATCCTATGAGGACGTGACCCTCCAGGGCGACTACCTCTACGCCGCCAGGAACGAGGGGGGAATACATGTCGTTTCGGTCGCGGACCCCCTCCACCCGGTCGTCGTGGGCGAATACGCGACACCGGACGACGCCCTCGATATCGCCGTCTCGTGGCCCTACGCGTACGTGGCCGCCGCGGGCGCCGGTCTCCTGGTCCTGGACGTCGCCGATCCGGCCGATCCGCTCCTCCTCGGATCCTCACCCATGCCTGACCTGGCACAGGGCGTGGCGATCGACGGGAACCGGGCCTTCGTCGCCTGCGGGGCCTTCGGCCTGGTCATCGTGGACATCGCCGATCCGGAAGTCCCGTTCGTGGCGGACTGGCTGGACACGTCCGGCGACGCGCACGGGGTGACCGTCTGGGGCGCGCACCTCGTCGTGTCCGACGGGTTTAGCGGCATCCATATCGTCGCGAGGGATCCCTACGCCGTCGTCAAGACCGTCGATACGCCGGGACAGGCCCTGGGCGTGTTTCCCGCGGGGGACCACCTGTACGTCGCCGATTACGATGCCGGGCTGGCCATAGTCCACGCGGCGCCGATCGCGGACGCCGCGATCGTCGGCACCGTGAGGCCGACGCCGGCCGTTCTCGACGTCGCCGTCGCCGGCGACATGGCCGTACTGGCCAGCCATTACGGCGGCATCGTCACCGCGGACGTCTCGAACGTGACGGCGCCGGCGTTGATCGCGGGGTCGACCGGCGCGTCCTTCGCGTACGGGATCGCGCTCGACGGGGAACACGCCTATCTGGCCGCCGGCTCCTTCATCCATACCTACGCCCTCGGCAACGGCGCCACCGTGCCGGTGTTCGACCATCTCGCACTCAACGTGCCGAGAGCCGTGGCGGCGGACCGTTTCTATCTGTACGCGATCGACTTCGCCCGGCTCAGCGTGGTCGATCCCGGCACGGGCGCCAAGGTCGGCGTGTGCGGGACCCTCTTCGACCCCCATGACATCTGTGTGGCCGGCTCCTACGCGTACATCGCCGACGATGCCGTGGGCCTGCGCGTGGCGGACGTGTCGGATTCCACGGATCCCGACCTGGCCGTCGGCATATACCTCGGGGGGGAGGCCTGGGGGCTGACCCTGCACGAGGATCGCCTCTACGTGGCCGTCGACGGGCTGGGCCTCGCCGTCCTGAGTCTCGAGCAGGACGCCGGCTCCCCCGCCTGGGTGGGGTTCGGGGTCACGCCGGGACAGGCCAGGGACGTCGTCGTGCAAGGGGGCGTGGCCTACGTCGCCGACGGCACCCGGGGCCTGCACCTGTTCGACGTGTCGGGGCCCGGCAACCCCCCGACCCTGGGTTCCCTGGTCTCGTCGCACGAGATCAGGTACCTGGACGTCGAGGGCGGCTACGCCTACGGGATCGACGGGGACGAACTCGTCGTGTTCGACGTCACCGACCCCGCGGACATCCAGCTGGTGGCCACGCTGCGGCTGCAGGGACCCCTGCGCGGCATAGAGGTGGTCGACGGCGTGGCCTACGTCGCCGATCCCTACGCCGGCCTGTACGTCATCGACGTCGCGAACCCGGCGGCTCCGGCGGTGATCGGCGGCGGCATCGAATCGACGTACCTCGTCGCGTCGATGACCTGCGCCAACGACCGGCTCTACGTCGTCGACGGGCGGGGCGTCTACCTGATGCCGCTGCACGGCCTGCCGACCGCGGTGGAGGACGGTCCGGGAGGCGCGGGCCCCGTGCCGCCGGCGGGTCCGTTCGACGTGGCCGTCGCCCCCAACCCCTTCAATCCCCGCACGACGGTCACCTTCTCGCTGGCCGCGTTCGGCGACGTGCGGGCCGGCGTGTACGACCTGCTCGGCCGGCAGGTCGCCACCCTGGCGGATCGTCGCTTCGGGCCGGGAGACCACGCGCTGCAATGGAACGGCCGCGACGCGGCGGGGCGACCGGCGCCCTCGGGCGTCTACTTCGTCCGACTGGCCACCGCGGGCGGCGGAAGAACGGAAAAGATGATGCTGGTGCGGTGA